In one window of Candidatus Poribacteria bacterium DNA:
- the trxA gene encoding thioredoxin, whose translation MAKNVLEITDDNFEDTVLNSNTPIVVDFWAEWCGPCKMIAPSLEQLADEHVGTFKVGKLNVDDNRETAMKYGIRSIPTLLVIKEGDVAEQIVGAHPKDTLKDKILSAL comes from the coding sequence ATGGCTAAGAATGTTTTAGAAATTACTGATGATAACTTTGAAGACACTGTTTTGAATTCCAATACACCGATTGTTGTTGATTTTTGGGCAGAATGGTGCGGTCCCTGCAAAATGATTGCCCCATCACTTGAACAACTGGCTGATGAGCATGTTGGCACATTCAAAGTGGGCAAACTGAATGTAGACGATAACCGTGAAACTGCAATGAAATATGGTATTCGTAGTATCCCAACGCTCCTAGTCATTAAGGAAGGGGACGTTGCCGAGCAAATTGTCGGTGCACATCCCAAAGATACGCTCAAAGACAAAATCCTCTCCGCACTATAA
- a CDS encoding CehA/McbA family metallohydrolase, which translates to MADYQPLDLSTLCNAGLEVLGANVDAPLGKQAFRGLPFLVNADGSKCFIALNDASGNVTIPVNQSARRIIIAHRLLDSDLMEGGALGKPVADYVFRLAEGTTIRIPIRERFEIADLGGGGSPFHALPDQNDQLMSRHEGKWEEMGRRQTEVSRGTARGYYLWAWENPHPDREVEALEIIPSGPRFIIAGVTLSHLDEHPFVRQGKREARLILTDPEDAEKPFDLDVEVDRGIATYVHPLPEASVDDFVDDDFAGWGEAQNPKSSPAYVEVAAIPSATVTVKQGEEKVGEVQWGDVEEKKVVETSRMRVELLDRGRNWVHVNILDDDTGKPVPCRAHFRSPEGIPYQPYGHHNQVNSNLGSWHIDIGGDLRLGQITYAYIDGRCQGWLPRGEVIVDIARGFEYEPLRTRVNIEPGQRELTLRLKRWVHMNAEGWYSGDSHVHFLSTQGSHTESQGEDLNIVNLLPSQWGNLFTNTEDFTGKPSISQDGNNIVYVGQENRQHFLGHLILWGLKEPVMPWCSDGPGESELGGTLEITMSDWADQCHEQGGSVIIPHLPNPNGEPAALIATGRVDGVEMLRHAPFNHLEYYRYLNCGYRLPLVGGTDKMSSDVPVGIYRTYAYLPDQEFTYDNWCKSVSQGRTFHSGGPIINLTVDGHNIGDTMQLSGAGTVEVEAWAESIFPIHTLEIVQAGRVVASTEDSKGTRRLELKAQVKVDGHTWIAARCGAPNYTSIPHHDGWGRGIFAHTSPIYVACGGEWWMFDKDAAQYMLTLIDGNLTYIRQTAARHEPGMATHHHGEDNHLSYLERPFVEARAAIHRRMHQLGIAH; encoded by the coding sequence ATGGCAGACTATCAACCGCTCGATTTGTCAACATTATGCAACGCAGGACTCGAAGTTTTAGGCGCAAACGTGGATGCCCCCTTAGGCAAACAAGCTTTCCGTGGTCTCCCATTTTTGGTAAACGCGGACGGTTCAAAATGTTTCATTGCACTTAATGACGCTTCGGGAAACGTGACTATTCCTGTCAACCAATCTGCACGTCGTATTATCATCGCACATCGACTGTTAGACTCTGACCTGATGGAGGGTGGAGCACTAGGAAAACCTGTGGCGGATTATGTGTTCCGTCTAGCGGAAGGTACCACAATCCGTATTCCCATCCGTGAGCGATTTGAAATTGCAGATCTCGGTGGTGGAGGCTCGCCATTCCACGCACTCCCGGATCAGAACGACCAACTGATGTCGCGTCATGAGGGGAAATGGGAGGAGATGGGTCGGCGTCAGACCGAAGTATCGCGCGGTACAGCACGAGGTTACTACCTGTGGGCTTGGGAAAATCCCCATCCAGACCGTGAAGTCGAAGCACTGGAGATTATTCCGAGTGGCCCCCGTTTCATCATCGCTGGCGTTACACTCTCGCATCTCGACGAGCATCCTTTTGTCAGACAGGGTAAGCGTGAAGCGCGCCTGATCCTGACCGATCCTGAGGACGCAGAAAAGCCGTTCGACCTTGACGTGGAGGTGGATCGGGGGATAGCGACTTATGTTCACCCCTTGCCCGAAGCGTCAGTCGATGATTTCGTCGACGATGATTTCGCCGGTTGGGGGGAAGCGCAGAACCCCAAGTCGAGCCCAGCCTATGTCGAGGTTGCTGCCATTCCGTCAGCGACCGTGACGGTAAAACAGGGTGAGGAAAAGGTTGGCGAGGTTCAGTGGGGCGATGTCGAAGAGAAGAAAGTGGTCGAAACCTCACGAATGCGTGTGGAACTCTTGGACCGTGGACGGAATTGGGTTCACGTCAACATCCTTGATGACGACACGGGCAAACCCGTCCCTTGCCGTGCTCACTTCCGTTCGCCGGAAGGGATTCCCTATCAGCCATACGGACATCACAATCAGGTCAATTCTAACCTCGGCAGTTGGCATATTGACATCGGCGGTGATCTCCGACTCGGACAGATCACTTACGCTTACATCGATGGTCGTTGTCAGGGGTGGCTACCGCGCGGTGAGGTCATCGTGGATATCGCACGCGGATTTGAGTATGAGCCTCTACGAACACGGGTGAACATCGAACCGGGGCAACGCGAACTGACTTTGCGCCTCAAACGATGGGTTCACATGAACGCGGAGGGCTGGTACAGCGGCGACTCGCATGTTCACTTCCTTTCGACACAGGGGAGTCACACGGAGTCGCAAGGCGAAGACCTTAATATCGTGAACCTGCTCCCATCGCAGTGGGGCAATCTCTTCACAAACACGGAGGACTTTACAGGAAAACCGAGTATTTCGCAAGATGGGAACAACATCGTTTATGTCGGTCAAGAGAATAGACAGCACTTTCTGGGACATCTCATCCTCTGGGGGTTGAAAGAGCCGGTGATGCCGTGGTGTAGCGATGGTCCCGGAGAATCTGAACTCGGTGGAACGTTAGAAATCACGATGAGTGATTGGGCGGATCAGTGTCATGAACAGGGTGGCTCAGTCATCATCCCACATCTCCCAAACCCAAACGGCGAACCTGCCGCACTGATTGCCACTGGTCGTGTGGATGGTGTGGAAATGCTGCGTCATGCACCGTTTAATCACCTTGAATACTATCGTTATCTCAACTGTGGTTATCGCTTGCCCTTAGTTGGCGGAACGGATAAGATGAGTAGCGATGTGCCTGTTGGTATTTACCGTACCTATGCCTATCTACCGGATCAAGAATTCACCTATGATAACTGGTGCAAAAGTGTGTCGCAGGGACGGACATTCCACAGTGGCGGTCCTATCATTAACCTCACCGTGGATGGGCACAATATCGGTGATACAATGCAGTTGTCGGGGGCTGGTACGGTGGAGGTCGAAGCGTGGGCGGAAAGCATCTTTCCTATTCACACGCTCGAAATCGTCCAAGCAGGGCGGGTGGTCGCTTCGACAGAAGATAGCAAAGGTACACGGCGATTGGAGTTGAAGGCACAAGTAAAAGTGGATGGACACACTTGGATTGCGGCTCGATGTGGCGCACCCAACTATACTAGCATCCCTCATCACGATGGCTGGGGACGAGGGATATTTGCCCATACTTCGCCGATTTATGTCGCTTGCGGTGGTGAGTGGTGGATGTTCGACAAGGATGCTGCACAGTATATGCTCACGCTCATTGACGGCAATCTGACCTATATCCGTCAAACCGCCGCCCGGCACGAGCCCGGCATGGCAACGCACCATCACGGTGAAGATAATCATCTCAGCTACCTAGAGCGCCCCTTTGTCGAGGCGCGTGCAGCGATTCACCGGCGGATGCATCAATTGGGGATAGCGCATTAG
- a CDS encoding exo-alpha-sialidase — translation MNEVYELTVCPWTPGHPRNDHQLIFPLNDGRLMLVWCEYYADSPSLVMFVPYAHRRIGDNMPCRISAKISTDVGRSWSDTFTLQDNIGNMNVKHPNLLRLPSNEILFTYTVRNSVSDLRIYMKRSNDECESWSDPRQISSLSGMNFTNCDHILQLRSGRILLPAHHGAFHGRGDHYQALCYHSDDDGHTWTPSKVGMDLPKRGAEEPSIVELQGGSLLAVIRNSLGTVYKSYSNDGGESWTPPESTGLAAPASPPLLKQIPTTGDLLLIWNHNADLDHPHQGDRNPLTAAISKDEGKTWENIKDIENHLGYDSAYAAVTFVDDEALVTYYTRSIATYGESVKLRIFSIDWFYQ, via the coding sequence ATGAATGAAGTCTATGAATTAACCGTCTGTCCATGGACGCCCGGCCATCCGCGGAATGACCACCAACTTATCTTTCCGTTGAACGATGGTCGTCTGATGCTGGTTTGGTGCGAATACTACGCGGACAGTCCTTCACTTGTCATGTTTGTACCGTACGCCCACCGACGGATTGGGGACAACATGCCGTGCCGCATCTCAGCAAAAATATCCACCGATGTCGGACGGAGTTGGAGCGACACATTTACCCTGCAAGATAATATTGGCAATATGAACGTGAAACATCCAAACCTGCTCCGACTCCCGTCAAATGAGATTCTATTCACCTATACCGTACGCAACTCCGTCAGTGATTTAAGGATTTATATGAAGCGTTCTAACGATGAGTGCGAATCGTGGAGTGACCCTCGCCAGATCTCCTCGCTGTCGGGAATGAATTTCACTAACTGCGACCATATCCTTCAACTCCGTTCTGGTAGAATCCTGCTGCCCGCACATCACGGCGCATTCCACGGGAGGGGAGACCACTATCAGGCACTTTGCTACCACTCCGATGACGATGGTCACACGTGGACACCGAGCAAGGTAGGGATGGACCTACCGAAACGGGGTGCCGAAGAACCTTCCATTGTGGAGTTGCAAGGTGGTTCTCTCCTTGCAGTCATTAGGAATAGTCTAGGCACAGTTTACAAGTCCTATTCCAATGATGGTGGGGAGAGTTGGACACCGCCCGAATCGACAGGACTAGCGGCACCAGCCTCTCCACCACTGTTGAAACAAATTCCTACCACGGGTGATTTGTTGCTCATTTGGAATCATAACGCCGACCTCGACCACCCCCATCAGGGCGATAGAAACCCGTTGACAGCAGCCATTTCTAAAGACGAAGGGAAGACATGGGAAAATATCAAGGACATCGAAAACCATTTGGGATACGACAGTGCCTACGCTGCGGTGACCTTCGTTGACGATGAAGCGCTCGTAACCTATTACACTCGTTCCATCGCAACCTACGGCGAATCGGTCAAGCTGAGGATTTTTTCGATAGATTGGTTCTATCAGTAG
- a CDS encoding thiamine pyrophosphate-requiring protein — translation MQAIDAVAQILKTEGVENLYCFPANSLIDACAKVGIRPIMARTERTLINMADGFSRISNGDRLGVACVQSGPGSENAFGGVAQAFSDSVPILMLPGGVARRTHGIPTHFQAVPNYGGITKWVAQVNFPDRIPAMMRRAFSLLRTGHPAPVMLEIPTDVASEDIDDSFDYKPPEKIKPAGNPSDIAASVKALLAAESPILHAGQGVLYADGTDELIEFAELTGVPVMTTMAGKSVFPENHPLSLGASGHTGTGMVKHFLGKADLVFGLGCSLSTSVMSTPIPDGKVLIHNSIDELDINKDYAADYAIIGDAKIVLGQLIDEAKKQLGGGTRGSDAVVGEIKTVKEQWLAEWMPKLTSDETPINPYRVVWDLMQAVDRTQTIVTHDSGNPRDQVLPFYEAITPHGYIGWGKSTQLGYGLGLIMGAKMAAPEKLAVNIMGDAAFGMAGMDFETAARERIPILTIMFNNSALGGYEKHMPVATERFQTKFLSGDYAKVAEGLGGYSEKVENPADIIPAIQRAQKETEAGKPALLEIITREETDFSQGI, via the coding sequence ATGCAAGCTATTGATGCAGTTGCACAAATTTTGAAAACTGAAGGTGTTGAGAACCTATACTGTTTCCCGGCGAATAGCCTCATTGATGCCTGTGCAAAGGTCGGCATTCGGCCAATCATGGCGCGAACAGAACGGACACTGATCAATATGGCAGATGGATTCAGTCGCATTTCCAACGGTGACCGTTTGGGGGTTGCATGTGTCCAGTCCGGTCCCGGTAGCGAGAATGCGTTCGGTGGGGTCGCCCAAGCGTTTTCGGATTCTGTTCCGATACTGATGCTACCAGGCGGGGTCGCTCGCCGTACCCACGGTATCCCCACCCATTTCCAGGCGGTTCCAAACTACGGCGGTATCACGAAATGGGTCGCTCAAGTCAACTTTCCAGATCGGATCCCAGCCATGATGCGCCGTGCGTTTAGTCTGCTCCGGACGGGACATCCGGCACCGGTGATGCTTGAGATTCCGACCGACGTTGCCAGTGAAGATATCGACGACAGTTTCGACTACAAACCCCCTGAGAAAATCAAACCCGCTGGCAATCCCAGTGACATCGCAGCGTCGGTGAAAGCCTTGCTCGCTGCAGAATCTCCAATCCTCCACGCAGGACAGGGAGTCCTCTACGCCGATGGAACAGACGAACTGATAGAATTTGCAGAATTGACGGGTGTTCCTGTGATGACGACAATGGCTGGCAAAAGCGTGTTCCCTGAAAACCATCCGCTCTCTCTCGGTGCTAGTGGACATACCGGTACTGGGATGGTTAAGCATTTTCTGGGGAAAGCAGACCTTGTCTTTGGACTTGGTTGCAGCCTATCAACATCGGTCATGTCCACACCGATTCCCGATGGAAAAGTGTTGATCCACAACTCGATCGATGAACTGGATATCAACAAAGATTACGCAGCCGATTATGCGATTATCGGTGATGCGAAAATTGTCTTGGGACAACTGATTGATGAAGCGAAAAAACAGTTGGGTGGAGGCACACGCGGTAGTGACGCAGTGGTGGGAGAGATCAAAACCGTGAAGGAGCAGTGGTTAGCGGAGTGGATGCCAAAACTGACCTCGGATGAAACTCCTATCAACCCGTATCGTGTTGTTTGGGATCTGATGCAGGCTGTAGATCGGACACAAACGATTGTCACCCATGATTCAGGGAATCCGCGCGATCAGGTCCTCCCCTTTTACGAAGCGATAACCCCGCACGGCTACATCGGTTGGGGCAAATCCACGCAGCTGGGATACGGGCTTGGATTGATTATGGGTGCGAAAATGGCTGCGCCGGAAAAACTCGCTGTCAACATCATGGGAGATGCCGCCTTCGGTATGGCGGGAATGGACTTTGAGACCGCTGCGCGGGAGCGAATCCCCATCTTGACGATTATGTTCAACAATTCGGCACTTGGTGGCTACGAGAAGCACATGCCCGTCGCAACGGAACGCTTCCAGACGAAGTTTCTATCCGGCGATTACGCGAAGGTTGCAGAAGGATTAGGAGGATACAGCGAAAAGGTCGAAAATCCGGCGGACATTATTCCCGCTATTCAGCGTGCCCAGAAGGAGACAGAAGCGGGTAAACCTGCCCTGCTTGAAATCATCACGCGCGAAGAAACCGACTTTTCGCAGGGAATTTAG
- a CDS encoding DUF4340 domain-containing protein: protein MNFKTTLIILVVFVLLGGAYFFFGRPAPDAEESQTDQQKIREVYTLSKDKIRQIRLSFKDESYQSLTLAKNTDDMWQLRAPFTADADASKINEMLQDLLEKKIKQTLGAEDLAQYGLQPPNIQIELWTVGETPAKVFLIGDRTVNYSVYTKERSESHIFLIESSALDDFTKSPSDLRDRNVFKFSPAEVGTLHLQVGDQPEIRCKKQVDSNPDTTGDTNRWEMIQPVKSKADARVIEAILSALGSLRAVVFEADGEYDPADYGLSQPRVTVTLQFTTDDPIQELQIGSDAETPGRIYVARSDHRAVYAVNREIYTKLNRTVFDLRDKRVIDFQRTATHRFTIRQGDSEIVCQKNVDGEWEITSPVALKADGKAVDDLLFGVDALRAVAFVEDQPKNLQPYGLDAPSIEASFMVPSAEPAILLVGKMKDDNVYVKAQNATPVFLVKKELLDLVGRRVAGLRNKQILDFDGDDAAKIVLKHGDVNLTCQKQGTNWRLTHPVQEQTKNGAVRNIIQQVNRLTVEAFLAVSPPTTTTGFDTPEIRLIVTLKDRTEHLLEIGKLADDEHHYGRLQNAPDTVFLVQKEIAENLKKTVNDLRAMPDAN, encoded by the coding sequence ATGAATTTCAAAACAACACTGATTATCCTTGTAGTATTTGTCCTACTTGGTGGTGCATATTTCTTCTTCGGGCGTCCAGCTCCCGATGCAGAGGAGTCACAGACCGATCAGCAAAAGATTCGCGAGGTTTACACGCTCAGTAAAGACAAGATTCGCCAGATTCGTTTGTCGTTCAAGGACGAATCGTATCAATCCCTAACGTTGGCGAAAAACACCGATGATATGTGGCAATTGCGGGCACCCTTTACCGCTGATGCCGACGCATCGAAGATTAATGAGATGCTGCAAGATCTGTTGGAAAAGAAGATCAAGCAGACGCTCGGAGCGGAAGATCTAGCGCAATACGGCCTACAGCCACCCAATATCCAAATCGAACTGTGGACAGTGGGAGAAACTCCAGCCAAAGTCTTCCTCATCGGTGATAGGACTGTCAATTATTCTGTTTATACAAAGGAGCGATCTGAATCTCACATCTTTCTGATCGAATCGAGTGCACTTGATGATTTTACAAAATCACCTTCAGATCTAAGGGATCGAAACGTCTTCAAGTTTTCACCGGCTGAGGTTGGAACACTCCATCTTCAAGTGGGAGACCAGCCCGAAATTCGTTGCAAGAAACAGGTCGATTCAAATCCCGATACAACAGGCGATACGAACAGATGGGAAATGATTCAACCAGTGAAGTCAAAAGCCGATGCCAGAGTGATTGAAGCTATCTTATCCGCACTTGGCAGCTTGAGGGCAGTGGTCTTTGAGGCAGATGGTGAATATGATCCTGCCGATTACGGGCTTTCGCAACCAAGAGTGACTGTCACACTCCAATTCACGACTGATGATCCGATACAAGAACTACAAATCGGTAGCGATGCAGAGACACCCGGACGGATTTATGTCGCACGTTCAGACCACCGTGCCGTTTACGCGGTCAACAGAGAGATCTACACGAAATTGAACAGAACTGTTTTCGATCTCCGCGATAAACGGGTTATCGACTTTCAGCGCACAGCCACCCATCGGTTTACGATCCGTCAAGGCGATAGCGAGATAGTGTGTCAGAAAAATGTGGACGGTGAATGGGAGATTACCTCGCCGGTTGCGCTGAAGGCAGATGGGAAGGCAGTTGATGACCTACTATTTGGCGTAGATGCCCTGAGGGCTGTTGCGTTTGTCGAGGATCAACCGAAGAACCTTCAGCCTTACGGCTTGGATGCCCCCTCGATTGAGGCTTCATTTATGGTGCCGAGCGCTGAACCTGCTATCCTGCTTGTGGGCAAGATGAAGGATGATAATGTCTATGTCAAAGCCCAAAACGCTACCCCCGTCTTTCTAGTCAAGAAAGAACTCCTCGACCTCGTTGGGAGGAGAGTTGCGGGACTCCGAAACAAACAGATCCTCGATTTTGACGGTGACGATGCTGCTAAAATTGTCTTGAAGCACGGCGATGTCAACCTTACCTGTCAAAAACAGGGAACGAATTGGCGACTCACGCATCCAGTACAAGAACAAACAAAAAACGGAGCGGTTCGCAATATCATCCAGCAGGTAAACCGGTTGACAGTCGAAGCGTTTTTAGCAGTGTCACCCCCCACAACCACGACAGGATTTGATACCCCGGAAATTCGACTTATCGTCACACTAAAAGATCGAACAGAGCACCTACTGGAAATCGGAAAACTCGCTGATGATGAACACCATTACGGACGCTTGCAGAATGCACCGGATACAGTTTTTCTCGTACAAAAGGAAATCGCTGAAAATCTCAAAAAGACGGTGAACGATTTACGGGCAATGCCAGACGCAAATTGA
- a CDS encoding DegT/DnrJ/EryC1/StrS family aminotransferase, with translation MRTIPTDTSQPTTRVPIEDSLPDQLVSFGGDGEPKSARSMLQTLVEFEEEIGLDSDSYSLGGNVQQIEEKMAELLGKEAAVFMPTGTLANHLAVRILCGDKPRAVVQEQSHLYQDSGDCVSRLSNINLLPLAKDRPHFTIEELKRAVENSELGRVLTPVGALMIESPVRRQEGKVVPFDEMRAITNYCRERGIGTHLDGARLYMMSGATGVSVKTYASLFDTVYVSLYKYFGAPFGSVLASTSQFCDGLYHDRRMFGGGLASANFAAALALKGVEGFEERYHTAMKRATTLFDKLNTLAGIHVGRIENGSNIFPMDLSRDLDLDKFVKILQERSVSVSVGDPDIRRSTLRVNTTILRQDVDTLFAAFCSALEGSRL, from the coding sequence ATGCGTACGATTCCTACAGATACGTCTCAACCAACAACTCGCGTTCCTATTGAGGATTCCCTGCCGGACCAGCTCGTTAGTTTTGGCGGTGACGGTGAACCCAAATCGGCTCGTTCCATGCTTCAGACCTTAGTTGAATTCGAGGAAGAGATTGGGCTTGACTCAGACAGCTATTCACTGGGGGGCAATGTCCAACAGATTGAGGAAAAAATGGCGGAGCTGTTGGGCAAGGAAGCCGCCGTTTTTATGCCGACCGGCACCCTCGCAAACCATCTTGCGGTTCGAATACTCTGTGGAGATAAGCCACGTGCAGTTGTGCAAGAGCAGAGCCATCTGTATCAGGACAGCGGCGACTGCGTTTCCCGTCTCAGCAATATCAACCTCCTACCGCTGGCGAAAGACCGTCCTCATTTCACGATCGAAGAACTGAAACGGGCGGTCGAGAATTCCGAGTTGGGACGGGTGCTGACTCCGGTCGGTGCTCTCATGATCGAGAGTCCTGTTCGACGTCAGGAGGGCAAGGTCGTTCCCTTCGATGAGATGCGGGCGATAACCAACTACTGCCGGGAGCGAGGAATCGGCACCCATCTCGATGGCGCGCGTCTCTACATGATGTCGGGTGCGACGGGGGTTTCGGTGAAGACGTACGCCTCCCTATTCGACACGGTATATGTATCCCTGTACAAGTATTTCGGTGCACCATTCGGATCGGTGTTGGCGAGTACCTCCCAATTCTGCGATGGGCTATACCATGACCGCCGTATGTTCGGAGGAGGTTTAGCGTCTGCCAATTTTGCGGCGGCATTGGCATTGAAAGGTGTGGAGGGATTTGAGGAACGTTACCACACCGCCATGAAACGTGCCACAACGTTATTTGATAAACTAAACACACTGGCGGGTATCCACGTTGGCCGTATTGAGAACGGCTCCAACATCTTCCCGATGGATTTGTCCCGGGATCTGGATTTAGATAAGTTTGTGAAAATTCTTCAAGAGCGGTCGGTGTCTGTTTCTGTGGGGGATCCGGATATACGGCGGAGCACACTCAGGGTGAATACAACCATCTTGAGGCAGGATGTTGATACACTATTCGCTGCCTTTTGCTCCGCTCTCGAAGGTAGTCGGTTATGA
- a CDS encoding phytanoyl-CoA dioxygenase family protein has protein sequence MTELMSSGSDKPEDFSLTKEQITQFKLNGFLVVEDVLSPEEVKALAAHTDLIAAGKAENIPETSIQLEAVFREGSKPVTNQVLSVRKLYNLAVYDEVMWAHVCNPKIVNIIAALLGTDDIKMYGDQLFMKAPEGVGTAQRWHQDSASWRDIFPKDLVTAWTSIDHATMENGCLNFVPGTHRWGMMRGEQLAPFLEDLGSDEWPIVPVPLKPGSISFHHSLTLHQSGPNNSNTRRRGYAVHYMRAVSRKDESVTDAPKMPPFKQVRGRAWPGRV, from the coding sequence ATGACCGAACTGATGTCAAGCGGCTCCGATAAACCAGAAGATTTTAGTTTAACTAAGGAACAGATTACACAGTTCAAGCTCAACGGTTTTCTCGTAGTCGAAGATGTGCTATCTCCGGAGGAAGTGAAAGCGCTTGCCGCCCATACCGACCTAATAGCAGCTGGCAAGGCAGAAAACATTCCGGAAACTAGCATTCAACTTGAAGCGGTTTTCCGAGAGGGTTCAAAGCCTGTCACGAATCAGGTCTTATCGGTCCGTAAGCTATACAACCTTGCTGTCTACGACGAGGTGATGTGGGCGCATGTCTGTAACCCCAAAATTGTGAATATTATAGCGGCACTGCTGGGCACCGATGACATCAAGATGTACGGCGATCAGCTATTCATGAAAGCGCCGGAGGGAGTGGGTACAGCGCAGCGTTGGCACCAAGATTCTGCCTCATGGCGCGACATCTTTCCGAAAGATTTGGTTACTGCATGGACATCCATTGACCACGCAACGATGGAGAATGGGTGTCTGAATTTCGTTCCCGGAACACATCGCTGGGGCATGATGCGTGGCGAGCAATTAGCCCCGTTTCTGGAAGACTTGGGAAGCGACGAATGGCCGATTGTCCCTGTACCGTTAAAGCCCGGCAGCATTAGCTTTCACCACAGTCTCACGCTGCATCAAAGCGGTCCTAACAACTCGAACACGCGTCGCCGCGGCTACGCCGTACACTATATGCGCGCGGTTTCTCGCAAAGACGAATCGGTAACCGATGCGCCCAAGATGCCTCCCTTCAAGCAGGTGCGAGGGAGAGCCTGGCCGGGACGTGTGTGA
- a CDS encoding lactonase family protein — protein sequence MLVYIGTYTQGESEGIYVYRLNTSSGALEYVSVATGIDNPSFLDLHPHKPYLYAINEISESDGKSGGAITAFSIDEGTGELTRLNHQSTVGPGPCHLSIDATGKFVLVANYGGGSVCMLPIHDDGTLGEATDFIQHQGSSVDSARQQGPHAHSIMIDPANRYAFTPDLGLDKILIYKIDLTNGKLIPNDPPWAEVAPGGGPRHFDFHPSRKYAYVINEMGNTVTAFTYDESSGALTEIQTILTLPDDFDGTSHTADVHVSPSGKFLYGSNRGHDSIVIFAIDSATGTLTYVDHESTQGETPRNFAIDPTGTFLFAENQGTDTIVTFRIDSDTGKLTATGHIADVPMPVCIKMR from the coding sequence ATGCTCGTTTATATCGGAACATACACACAGGGCGAGAGCGAAGGAATTTACGTTTACCGTCTCAACACCTCCTCCGGTGCTCTCGAATATGTCAGCGTGGCGACAGGGATTGATAACCCCTCCTTTCTAGATTTGCACCCCCATAAACCGTATCTCTACGCAATAAACGAAATTTCGGAGTCTGATGGGAAGTCTGGCGGGGCTATCACCGCATTTTCCATCGATGAGGGGACTGGGGAGCTAACGCGCCTAAATCATCAATCTACAGTTGGCCCGGGACCGTGCCACCTGAGCATTGATGCGACAGGGAAGTTTGTGCTTGTGGCAAACTATGGTGGCGGTAGCGTATGTATGCTACCTATACATGACGACGGGACGTTGGGGGAAGCGACCGACTTCATTCAACACCAAGGTTCAAGCGTTGATTCGGCGCGTCAGCAGGGACCACATGCGCATTCAATTATGATTGATCCAGCCAATCGATATGCCTTCACACCGGATCTGGGCCTCGATAAGATCTTGATTTACAAGATCGACCTGACAAACGGGAAACTGATCCCGAATGATCCACCGTGGGCGGAGGTCGCCCCGGGCGGAGGACCGCGTCATTTCGATTTCCACCCTAGCCGAAAATATGCCTATGTCATCAACGAAATGGGCAATACAGTGACCGCTTTCACTTACGATGAATCGAGCGGAGCACTCACGGAGATCCAAACGATTCTGACACTCCCTGACGATTTTGATGGGACGAGCCACACCGCCGATGTCCATGTCTCACCATCGGGGAAGTTCCTCTACGGCTCCAATCGAGGTCACGACAGCATTGTGATTTTCGCGATCGATTCAGCAACAGGCACCCTCACCTATGTCGATCATGAGTCGACGCAGGGCGAAACACCGCGCAACTTCGCGATTGATCCGACGGGAACCTTCCTATTTGCCGAGAACCAAGGCACGGATACCATTGTCACATTCCGCATTGATTCCGACACAGGAAAGCTGACAGCAACGGGGCATATAGCCGATGTGCCGATGCCTGTGTGTATAAAGATGAGGTAG